A stretch of Mya arenaria isolate MELC-2E11 chromosome 14, ASM2691426v1 DNA encodes these proteins:
- the LOC128216370 gene encoding uncharacterized protein LOC128216370, giving the protein MIGYTTALFALVAGTLVIAGHDELVQCTPGVFQIIGKADCTGFFMCVFGKKVEMPPCPPRSVFSSSANVCVPKGSMYDDCKKTTEGSGGHMPVLPDLGPLSPEERCNMFGGVFPHPTECQAFYNCSVRYTHGIPRFFEQHLVECPYPQLFNTETKQCDHFENVQCGSRTEFKDGCQYRSNQCPVAHCRPCRVDLPSCVGKPDGINVHPVKLWSPFYAVCYKERTIKEERCQADENGRTQLFHPEMNECVSLDMIPREHGGMMPECGTKVDGFYQDESGRCDRYVRFQGGKYIGTVKCAVGEVFDGTNEGCVPQEKACGPCGKLDHC; this is encoded by the exons ATGATCGGATACACAACAGCGTTGTTTGCTTTGGTCGCCGGAACTTTGGTCATTGCTGGCCACGACGAACTCGTGCAATGCACACCGGGTGTATTTCAGATCATCGGAAAGGCCGACTGTACGGGCTTCTTCATGTGCGTGTTTGGGAAAAAAGTCGAGATGCCGCCTTGTCCTCCTAGATCGGTGTTCAGCTCCAGCGCAAACGTGTGTGTTCCCAAAGGTTCAATGTATGATGACTGCAAGAAAACAACAGAAGGAAGCGGAGGTCACATGCCAGTGCTGCCTGACTTAG GGCCTCTAAGTCCAGAGGAACGATGTAACATGTTCGGAGGCGTGTTCCCACACCCCACGGAATGTCAAGCCTTCTACAATTGCAGTGTCCGTTACACACATGGGATTCCCCGGTTCTTCGAGCAACACCTTGTTGAATGTCCCTACCCACAGTTGTTCAACACTGAGACCAAACAGTGTGaccattttgaaaatgtacaaTGTGGAAGCAGGACAGAGTTCAAGGATGGAT GCCAATACAGATCCAATCAGTGTCCCGTTGCCCACTGTAGACCCTGCCGTGTCGACCTTCCAAGCTGTGTAGGCAAACCTGACGGAATAAACGTTCATCCAGTAAAACTTTGGAGTCCATTCTACGCCGTATGCTACAAAGAACGCACGATCAAAGAGGAGCGATGCCAAGCTGACGAAAATGGCCGAACACAATTGTTCCATCCGGAAATGAACGAATGCGTTTCATTAGATATGATTCCTCGAGAACACGGGGGAATGATGCCTGAGTGCGGTACGAAAGTAGACGGGTTCTATCAGGATGAATCTGGGCGATGTGACCGATACGTTCGTTTTCAGGGAGGAAAATATATTGGCACGGTAAAATGTGCGGTTGGAGAGGTATTCGATGGCACAAATGAAGGCTGCGTTCCGCAAGAGAAAGCATGCGGACCCTGCGGAAAACTTGACCATTG CTGA
- the LOC128218311 gene encoding uncharacterized protein LOC128218311 has translation MIGYITALYALAAATLVAAGQNELVQCTPGEYKIIGKADCTGYYLCVFGNPVEMPPCPPGSVFSSSSNVCVPKSSIYDDCKKTTDGSGSHITESPDQGHLSPVERCNRDGNGVFHHPTECQAFYNCSVRYTPEIPRFFEQHLVECPYPQLFNKETKQCDHFENVKCGTRTEFKDGCQYKSNMCGGSHCIPCNVRLPSCEGKRDGINVHPVKLWTPFYVVCYKERTVKEDRCKVDENGRTQLFHPEKNECVSLDMIPREHGGMMPECGTKVDGFYLDDFGRCDRYVHCQGGKYIGTIKCAVGEAFDDTKGGCVPEEKACGPCGKLDHC, from the exons ATGATTGGATATATCACAGCGTTGTATGCTTTGGCCGCCGCAACATTAGTCGCTGCTGGCCAAAACGAACTCGTGCAATGCACCCCGGGTGAATATAAGATCATCGGAAAGGCCGACTGTACCGGCTACTACTTGTGTGTGTTCGGGAATCCCGTTGAGATGCCACCTTGTCCTCCTGGCTCTGTGTTCAGCTCCAGCTCTAACGTTTGTGTTCCTAAAAGTTCTATTTACGATGACTGCAAGAAAACAACCGATGGAAGCGGCAGCCACATAACCGAATCGCCAGATCAAG GGCACCTTAGTCCAGTGGAACGATGTAACAGGGACGGTAATGGCGTGTTCCACCACCCAACCGAATGCCAAGCCTTCTACAACTGTAGTGTCCGTTACACTCCAGAGATTCCCCGATTCTTTGAACAACACCTTGTTGAATGTCCCTACCCTCAGCTGTTCAACAAAGAGACCAAACAATGTGACCATTTTGAGAATGTCAAATGTGGAACCAGGACGGAATTCAAGGATGGGT GTCAATACAAAAGCAATATGTGCGGCGGTTCCCATTGTATTCCTTGTAACGTCCGCCTACCAAGCTGTGAAGGTAAACGTGACGGAATTAACGTCCACCCAGTCAAACTATGGACCCCATTCTACGTCGTTTGTTACAAGGAGCGCACAGTCAAGGAAGACCGATGCAAAGTTGACGAAAACGGCCGAACACAGTTGTTCCATCCGGAAAAGAACGAATGCGTTTCATTGGATATGATTCCTCGAGAACACGGCGGGATGATGCCCGAGTGCGGTACGAAAGTAGACGGATTTTATCTGGACGATTTCGGACGATGTGATCGTTACGTTCATTGTCAGGGAGGGAAATACATTGGCACGATTAAATGTGCTGTTGGAGAAGCGTTCGATGACACGAAAGGCGGATGCGTTCCGGAAGAAAAAGCATGTGGACCCTGTGGGAAACTCGACCATTG CTAA